From one Mesomycoplasma ovipneumoniae genomic stretch:
- the cdd gene encoding cytidine deaminase, which produces MEQIFESLKKLSKNSYCPYSNFPVASILLTKQGGAFEGINVENAVYPAGICAERVAIFQAIAQGVNPENFKEIHIYSPKSSKFIVPCGQCLQVFVEFFSENVSIFLYNSKAEFIEKKLNQLLPLQFNKDFL; this is translated from the coding sequence ATGGAACAAATATTTGAATCCCTAAAAAAACTGAGTAAAAATTCCTACTGTCCTTATTCTAATTTTCCAGTAGCCTCAATTTTGCTAACAAAACAAGGAGGCGCTTTTGAAGGTATTAATGTTGAAAATGCCGTTTATCCTGCAGGAATTTGCGCTGAAAGAGTAGCGATATTTCAAGCAATTGCCCAAGGAGTTAACCCTGAAAATTTTAAAGAAATTCATATTTATAGCCCAAAATCTAGTAAATTTATTGTCCCTTGTGGTCAATGTTTACAAGTTTTTGTTGAATTTTTTTCTGAAAATGTTAGCATTTTTCTTTATAATTCAAAAGCAGAATTTATTGAGAAAAAATTAAATCAACTTCTCCCTTTGCAATTTAATAAGGATTTTTTATAA